The following proteins are encoded in a genomic region of Polynucleobacter paludilacus:
- a CDS encoding MlaC/ttg2D family ABC transporter substrate-binding protein has protein sequence MKYPFTIRQWFTFLFCALVLSVNAYAQAPDQSTPDGLIKSVVSDVMSSVKSDPEIQKGNIPKIVDLVEKKIVPYTDMRRTTEMAMGPNWKKATPEQQAQLIAEFKNLLIRTYSGALSQLRDQTVQFKQLRAAPDDQEVTVKTVVLGHGDPVPLDYRLEKTSNGWKVYDMNIMGVWLVEAYRNQFSNQISQNGIDGLVKFLQDRNKQLASAKPANS, from the coding sequence ATGAAATACCCTTTCACAATTCGACAGTGGTTTACGTTCCTGTTTTGTGCTCTCGTGCTGAGCGTGAATGCATATGCACAAGCCCCTGATCAGTCGACTCCAGATGGCTTAATCAAAAGCGTGGTGTCGGATGTGATGAGCTCGGTAAAGTCTGATCCAGAAATTCAAAAAGGAAATATCCCTAAGATCGTCGATCTGGTAGAAAAAAAGATTGTTCCTTATACCGATATGCGCCGCACTACCGAAATGGCAATGGGCCCTAACTGGAAAAAAGCGACTCCTGAACAACAGGCTCAATTGATTGCTGAATTCAAGAATTTGCTGATTCGTACTTATTCTGGCGCTTTAAGTCAGCTGAGAGATCAGACTGTGCAATTTAAGCAATTGAGAGCAGCACCCGATGATCAAGAAGTTACTGTGAAAACCGTCGTATTGGGTCACGGCGATCCAGTGCCATTAGATTACCGTTTAGAAAAAACGTCAAATGGCTGGAAAGTCTACGATATGAACATCATGGGTGTATGGTTGGTTGAGGCTTACCGTAATCAGTTCTCAAATCAAATTAGCCAAAATGGTATTGATGGCTTGGTGAAGTTTTTACAAGACCGCAATAAGCAATTGGCTTCCGCTAAACCTGCGAATTCATAA
- a CDS encoding STAS domain-containing protein: protein MPFSLPSKVTQANVVALENEGLLNIASLQSIDCSQLVDFDSTVLTVLLAWQKKLQEKDQSIAILQAPEKLKVLANVYGVSALLGLN from the coding sequence ATGCCATTTTCCTTGCCTAGCAAAGTTACACAAGCAAACGTAGTTGCTCTTGAAAATGAAGGCTTACTCAATATCGCAAGCCTTCAATCGATCGACTGTTCACAATTAGTCGATTTTGATTCCACTGTCTTAACGGTGTTGTTAGCATGGCAAAAAAAATTACAGGAAAAAGATCAATCCATTGCCATTCTTCAAGCTCCTGAGAAATTAAAAGTATTAGCTAATGTCTATGGCGTATCTGCACTATTGGGTCTGAACTAA